A genomic region of Dermochelys coriacea isolate rDerCor1 chromosome 18, rDerCor1.pri.v4, whole genome shotgun sequence contains the following coding sequences:
- the LOC119845105 gene encoding arylacetamide deacetylase-like 4, with protein sequence MEFAYALLVLILAVFIAAFILLVVGTIYFDFSNSEIPLGVDQPVKLRIVHSILIGTAVLGKILEKLGLCSQLGFTRYMRRGKKLGEDPKLFIKDLQFGKVPVRIYQPRVPSAGRRRGVIYFHGGGWMFGSINSYETVCRCITRESESVVVSVEYRLAPEHTYPAQYEDCLTATTHFMKTAEDYGVDPACIIISGDSAGGNLAAAVCQTLVSRPDLPKVHAQILIYPCLQAIDFNLPSYQQNCGVPILFRERMAFYVLQYLKGDASFLEDVLEGSHMPVDIKLKFRKWLSTDNIPKEFKVRGYKPKVPIECSNEVYEAVKKFCEPAFSPLLAEDAVVRQLPESFILTCEHDVLRDDALLYKKRLEDGGVPVTWYHIENGFHGIISLFDNGRLSFPAGKKGLDNIVNFLRSL encoded by the exons TTCATATTGTTAGTCGTGGGGacaatttattttgatttctccAACTCAGAAATCCCTCTTGGAGTGGACCAGCCTGTAAAGCTCCGAATCGTTCATAGTATTTTGATTGGCACAGCGGTTCTG GGGAAGATTTTGGAGAAGCTGGGTCTGTGCAGTCAACTTGGCTTCACCCGCTATATGCGACGGGGAAAGAAATTAGGGGAGGACCCAAAGCTCTTCATAAAGGACCTGCAGTTTGGGAAGGTGCCAGTGAGGATTTACCAGCCTAGAGTGCCTTCTGCTGGCCGAAGGAGAGGAGTCATCTACTTCCATGGAGGAGGCTGGATGTTTGGAAGCATTA ATTCCTATGAAACTGTGTGCCGCTGTATCACCAGAGAAAGTGAATCGGTGGTTGTGTCTGTTGA GTATCGTCTGGCACCAGAGCACACGTACCCAGCACAGTATGAAGACTGTCTCACTGCTACCACACACTTTATGAAGACTGCAGAAGACTATGGAGTGGATCCTGCCTGTATTATCATTAgtggggacagtgctgggggcaatcttgctgctgctgtttgccaaACACTAGTGAGTAGACCGGACCTTCCAAAGGTGCATGCTCAGATTTTGATCTATCCATGCCTACAGGCAATAGACTTCAATTTGCCATCATATCAGCAAAACTGTGGAGTCCCCATCTTGTTCAGGGAACGCATGGCTTTTTATGTTCTGCAGTACCTCAAGGGGGACGCATCATTTTTGGAAGATGTCCTGGAGGGTTCCCATATGCCTGTAGACATAAAATTGAAGTTTAGAAAATGGCTAAGTACAGACAATATCCCTAAGGAATTTAAGGTCAGAGGATACAAACCAAAGGTGCCCATCGAATGCTCAAATGAAGTTTATGAGGCAGTTAAAAAATTTTGTGAGCCagctttttcccctcttctcGCTGAAGATGCTGTTGTTCGCCAGCTCCCTGAGTCGTTCATCTTGACTTGTGAGCATGATGTGCTTAGGGATGATGCCCTGTTATACAAGAAGCGATTGGAGGACGGTGGTGTGCCAGTGACCTGGTACCACATTGAGAATGGATTCCATGGAATCATAAGCCTGTTTGATAATGGCAGGTTGTCATTTCCAGCAGGAAAAAAGGGACTGGACAACATTGTAAACTTTCTCAGAAGCTTATAA
- the CFAP107 gene encoding uncharacterized protein C1orf158 homolog, whose protein sequence is MLTSQRDVQEWYLPSWNIKPKYSTKVLIGNWLEERKRFIKDIGKPSNSIYGTDFICFPDHRTDRTVRRTIMKKLDGLPKQHLFTHHEEPNNRNLVTQYDDHYNRHGYNPVLPPLRRWNGQKLAWLPEKSDFPIFEPPTNYGLFEQLMKKWTHQEAGVMNSVYTVSYEMPPVSAFAVRRRPVTNCHRSTPRWVASSPQPPCKSGM, encoded by the exons ATGCTTACATCTCAGAGGGATGTGCAGGAATGGTACCTTCCCAGCTGGAACATCAAACCAAAGTACTCAACGAAAGTGCTCATTGGAAACTGGTTGGAAGAGAGGAAAAGG TTTATAAAAGACATTGGGAAACCCAGCAACAGCATCTATGGGACTGACTTTATTTGCTTCCCTGACCACAGAACAGATCGAACAGTAAGGAGAACCATTATGAAGAAACTTgat GGCCTGCCAAAGCAGCATCTGTTTACGCATCATGAAGAACCGAACAACCGAAATTTAGTAACTCAATACGATGATCATTACAACAGACATGGCTATAATCCTGTGTTACCTCCACTCCGCAGATGGAATGGACAAAAGCTAGCCTGGCTCCCGGAGAAATCAGATTTCCCCATTTTTG AACCACCCACCAACTATGGCCTTTTTGAGCAACTAATGAAAAAATGGACTCACCAAGAGGCAGGAGTGATGAACAGTGTCTACACTGTTTCTTATGAGATGCCGCCTGTTTCTGCTTTTGCTGTTCGCCGACGTCCAGTCACAAATTGCCACCGGTCCACCCCGCGATGGGTAGCATCTTCCCCACAACCTCCGTGCAAGTCTGGAATGTGA